The following are encoded together in the Asticcacaulis sp. genome:
- a CDS encoding acyltransferase, with amino-acid sequence MNNGFCLAPLCRGMVQSSFGQTDAQTSIRLSRWFTRRRRHHCHDFSRGHPVGFSLAHGHLAVDIFFLMSGFVIASAYDARLASGEMSVPDFLKVRLIRLYPVYLMSFVVSLPLFLKTYLGVEGITPAGLLFAAKTMALNLFMLPSYSPRGPVLFAVNLVYWSLFFEMAVNIVYAACHRFLKGRALLTVIMISGLVIAGLALVNGNLDLGVSWPEFGGGLARAVFGIFAGIALFRYRDGIALPLNRLPAPLVLGIACLPMLMPRSDPFDGVIDLLAVMIIFPAAVLMLSKAASGRTTSLWLALGAASYPLYLLHFQAWKYAEIMLRYHPEKYAPFAGIVTLGLLIPLCILLERRVDEPIRQWMSKRWIRRPAPASQVPAVKTETDMAA; translated from the coding sequence TTGAATAACGGATTCTGTCTCGCGCCACTGTGTCGCGGAATGGTACAATCTTCCTTCGGACAGACAGATGCACAAACATCGATACGCCTATCTCGATGGTTTACGCGGCGCCGCCGCCATCATTGTCATGATTTTTCACGCGGACACCCTGTGGGGTTCAGCCTGGCCCATGGCCATCTGGCGGTCGATATCTTCTTCCTGATGAGCGGGTTTGTCATCGCCAGCGCCTATGATGCCCGCCTGGCTTCGGGCGAAATGTCGGTTCCGGACTTTCTGAAGGTCAGACTCATACGGTTATATCCCGTTTACCTGATGTCTTTCGTGGTCTCCCTGCCCCTGTTCCTGAAAACCTATCTGGGTGTCGAAGGCATAACACCGGCTGGCTTGCTCTTCGCCGCCAAGACCATGGCGCTGAACCTTTTCATGCTGCCGTCATATTCGCCACGCGGCCCCGTTCTGTTTGCCGTCAACCTGGTCTACTGGTCGCTGTTCTTCGAAATGGCCGTCAATATCGTCTATGCGGCGTGTCATCGTTTCCTCAAGGGCCGGGCGTTACTCACGGTGATCATGATTTCAGGTCTGGTGATAGCGGGACTGGCGCTGGTTAACGGCAACCTTGATCTCGGCGTTTCCTGGCCCGAATTCGGCGGCGGGCTTGCGCGCGCCGTGTTTGGCATTTTCGCCGGCATCGCCCTTTTCCGCTACCGCGACGGAATTGCGCTGCCGCTCAACCGACTGCCTGCGCCCTTAGTTCTTGGGATCGCCTGCCTGCCCATGCTCATGCCCCGGAGCGACCCGTTCGACGGCGTGATCGATCTGCTAGCCGTGATGATAATCTTTCCGGCGGCGGTGCTGATGCTTTCCAAGGCTGCCTCGGGGCGGACAACCAGCCTCTGGCTGGCTTTGGGTGCGGCCAGTTATCCGCTGTACCTGCTGCACTTTCAGGCGTGGAAATACGCCGAGATCATGCTGCGCTATCATCCTGAAAAATATGCGCCATTTGCGGGCATAGTGACGCTCGGCCTGCTGATTCCGTTGTGCATTCTTCTGGAACGCCGGGTTGATGAACCGATACGGCAATGGATGAGCAAACGCTGGATCAGGCGACCTGCGCCTGCAAGCCAGGTGCCGGCCGTCAAGACAGAAACCGATATGGCTGCATAG
- a CDS encoding arsenate reductase ArsC, with translation MTTDLRSFNVLFLCADNSARSILAEALLNRLGAGRFQAYSAGYGVAEAVSPHALTLLEKINYNSDRVHAKQMAAVMDDADPGFDFIIRLSPDRRGSARMPQFSGTPVIVDWHMPDPADAIGPSGITAFADLFNHLAARIDVLANLSEACLTSPQIQARLDRMGEDALRLAA, from the coding sequence ATGACGACAGATTTGCGTAGCTTCAATGTGCTGTTTCTGTGTGCCGATAATTCGGCGCGGTCCATTCTGGCCGAGGCGTTGCTCAATCGCCTGGGCGCCGGCCGCTTCCAGGCCTATTCCGCCGGCTATGGCGTGGCCGAGGCCGTCAGTCCTCACGCCCTGACGCTGCTGGAAAAGATCAATTACAATTCCGACCGGGTCCATGCCAAGCAGATGGCGGCGGTCATGGATGACGCCGATCCGGGCTTCGATTTCATCATCCGCCTGTCGCCGGATCGCCGCGGTAGTGCGCGGATGCCGCAGTTTTCGGGCACGCCGGTTATTGTCGACTGGCATATGCCCGATCCCGCCGATGCGATAGGGCCTTCCGGCATTACGGCCTTCGCCGATCTCTTCAATCACCTGGCGGCGCGCATTGATGTCCTGGCCAATCTGTCGGAAGCCTGTCTGACCAGCCCTCAAATACAGGCGCGCCTTGACCGCATGGGCGAGGACGCTCTGCGGCTGGCGGCGTAA
- a CDS encoding antitoxin encodes MSRTTLFQSNRSQAVRLSKDVAFPEGVKEVTIIREGGRRIIVPSNNVWDDFFAAPGIDLGKRSQPDTQVREDF; translated from the coding sequence ATGTCCAGGACGACCTTGTTCCAATCAAACCGCTCACAAGCCGTTCGTTTGTCTAAGGACGTGGCTTTTCCCGAAGGCGTGAAGGAAGTGACAATTATCAGAGAGGGCGGGCGGCGTATTATTGTGCCGTCCAATAATGTCTGGGACGATTTTTTCGCAGCGCCTGGCATAGACCTTGGAAAGCGCAGCCAACCGGATACTCAGGTCCGTGAGGACTTTTAA
- a CDS encoding response regulator transcription factor: MRVLLIEDDSATAQSIELMLKSEGFNVYTTDLGEEGIDLGKIYDYDLILLDLSLPDMSGPEVLRQLRVGKINTPIMILSGTSEIDTKVKTTGSGADDYMTKPFHKDELIARIHAVVRRSKGHAQSVIRTGDIVVNLDAKTVEVSGNRVHLTGKEYEMLELLSLRKGTTLTKEMFLNHLYGGMDEPELKIIDVFICKLRKKLAVAADGNHYIETVWGRGYVLRDPHEQGSIVAA; this comes from the coding sequence ATGCGCGTACTACTTATTGAAGACGACAGCGCGACCGCTCAGAGCATCGAACTGATGCTCAAGTCGGAAGGCTTTAACGTCTATACCACCGACCTCGGCGAAGAGGGCATCGACCTCGGCAAGATCTATGATTACGATCTGATCCTGCTCGATCTCAGCCTGCCAGACATGTCCGGCCCGGAAGTGCTGCGCCAGTTGCGCGTCGGCAAGATCAACACGCCGATCATGATCCTTTCCGGCACCTCGGAAATCGATACCAAGGTCAAGACCACGGGTTCCGGCGCCGACGACTACATGACCAAGCCGTTCCACAAGGACGAACTGATCGCGCGTATCCACGCCGTTGTCCGTCGTTCCAAGGGCCACGCCCAGTCGGTCATCCGCACCGGCGACATCGTCGTCAACCTGGATGCCAAGACCGTTGAAGTCTCCGGCAACCGCGTCCACCTGACCGGCAAGGAATACGAAATGCTGGAGTTGCTGTCCCTGCGCAAGGGCACGACGCTCACCAAGGAAATGTTCCTCAACCACCTCTATGGCGGCATGGACGAGCCCGAACTGAAGATCATTGACGTGTTCATCTGCAAGCTGCGCAAGAAGCTGGCTGTGGCCGCCGATGGCAACCACTATATCGAAACCGTCTGGGGCCGCGGCTATGTGCTGCGCGATCCGCACGAACAGGGCTCGATCGTCGCTGCTTAA
- a CDS encoding DUF2075 domain-containing protein, with product MRAYYTADRSKFFSDSEEHIIGALALRHSFDLEDNQKRAWQQQILIMRNALNAIVAFTIYFEFAIPRMGKRADVVVVIGDCIFVIEFKVGSNAFSPQAIEQVEDYALDLKNFHAGSHDLSIVPILVPTKANSAHPVQLELSFGQVARPVLASVIDLADIIRMKSAQHIHNDLNVDEWAACGYRPTPTIIQAAQALYANHNVEDITRRDADAVNLTRTEAAISQVISEAKAFQHKAICFVTGVPGAGKTLAGLDIATKRSEDRTEHTTYLTGNGPLIAVLQTALARDQAAREKVSVKFAESKVKAFIQNIHEFRDEYATRSALPPSDHVVVFDEAQRAWTKAQASKFMQAKRNIPDFDMSEPEFLLSVMDRHDDWCTVICLVGGGQEINTGEAGLSEWMAAIRDRFPHWQVHASAQIVQPDYDLNNDAKAFIASEQVHLHDDLHLGVSMRSFRAETLSDFISHLLNGDAEAARIAHARLENYPIHLTRDLAAAKAWLRDTARGSERYGLVASSGAQRLRPEGIHIKAAIDPANWFLNDRSDVRSSFYLEEVASEFDVQGLELDFTGVCWDADWRYIDGQWQAWNFKGTKWQKINDGFRRLYLKNAYRVLLTRARQGMVIFVPQGDDADPTRPKRFYDETWDYLESCGLKQLPNS from the coding sequence ATGCGCGCCTATTATACCGCGGACCGGTCGAAATTCTTCAGCGACAGCGAAGAACATATTATCGGAGCCTTGGCGCTCCGACACAGCTTCGACCTGGAAGACAACCAGAAACGCGCCTGGCAGCAGCAGATACTGATCATGCGCAATGCGCTGAACGCGATTGTTGCCTTCACGATTTATTTTGAGTTCGCCATTCCGCGCATGGGCAAGCGCGCCGATGTCGTCGTGGTCATTGGTGACTGTATCTTCGTCATTGAGTTCAAGGTCGGCAGCAACGCGTTTTCGCCTCAGGCGATTGAGCAGGTCGAAGACTATGCGCTTGATCTCAAGAACTTCCACGCCGGCAGTCATGACCTGTCGATCGTGCCCATCCTGGTGCCGACAAAGGCCAACAGCGCACATCCTGTGCAACTGGAACTGTCATTCGGTCAGGTGGCGCGCCCGGTTCTGGCAAGTGTTATCGATCTGGCCGACATTATCCGCATGAAAAGCGCGCAGCATATCCATAACGATTTGAATGTCGATGAATGGGCGGCCTGCGGCTATCGGCCGACCCCGACAATCATTCAGGCGGCGCAGGCGCTGTATGCCAATCACAATGTCGAGGATATCACCCGGCGTGATGCCGATGCCGTTAATCTCACCCGGACAGAGGCCGCGATCTCTCAAGTCATTTCAGAAGCCAAAGCCTTTCAGCACAAGGCCATCTGCTTTGTCACCGGCGTACCCGGCGCCGGCAAGACCCTGGCCGGCCTGGATATTGCCACCAAACGCAGCGAGGACAGGACCGAGCACACGACCTATCTGACCGGCAACGGGCCGCTTATCGCCGTATTGCAGACCGCCCTGGCGCGGGATCAGGCGGCGCGCGAAAAAGTGTCCGTCAAGTTTGCGGAAAGCAAGGTGAAAGCGTTTATCCAGAATATCCATGAATTTCGGGACGAGTATGCGACCCGAAGCGCATTACCGCCTTCCGATCATGTGGTGGTGTTCGACGAGGCCCAGCGCGCCTGGACGAAGGCGCAGGCGTCGAAATTCATGCAGGCCAAGCGCAATATTCCTGATTTCGACATGTCCGAGCCGGAATTCCTGCTGAGCGTCATGGATCGCCACGATGACTGGTGTACGGTCATCTGCCTGGTGGGCGGCGGCCAGGAGATCAATACCGGCGAGGCGGGGCTTTCCGAATGGATGGCGGCCATTCGTGACCGTTTTCCGCACTGGCAGGTCCATGCCTCGGCGCAGATTGTTCAGCCGGATTACGATCTGAATAACGACGCCAAAGCCTTTATCGCAAGCGAGCAGGTGCATCTGCATGATGACCTGCACTTAGGCGTTTCGATGCGCTCCTTTCGCGCCGAAACCCTGTCGGACTTCATTTCCCACCTGCTTAATGGTGATGCCGAGGCCGCGCGGATTGCCCATGCGCGGCTCGAAAACTACCCCATCCATCTGACGCGCGATCTGGCGGCCGCCAAGGCGTGGCTGCGCGACACCGCTCGCGGGTCCGAACGTTATGGCCTGGTGGCCTCGTCCGGTGCCCAGCGTCTGCGACCGGAAGGCATCCATATCAAGGCCGCGATCGATCCCGCCAACTGGTTCCTCAATGATCGGTCGGATGTGCGCTCGTCCTTCTATCTGGAAGAGGTCGCCAGCGAGTTTGACGTGCAGGGGCTGGAACTGGACTTCACCGGTGTTTGCTGGGATGCCGACTGGCGCTACATAGATGGCCAGTGGCAGGCATGGAATTTCAAGGGCACGAAGTGGCAGAAGATCAATGACGGTTTCCGCCGGCTCTATCTGAAGAACGCCTACCGCGTGTTGCTGACCCGCGCGCGCCAGGGCATGGTGATCTTCGTGCCCCAGGGCGATGACGCCGATCCCACCCGGCCAAAGCGGTTTTATGATGAGACCTGGGACTATCTGGAAAGCTGCGGGTTGAAGCAGCTCCCGAATAGTTGA
- a CDS encoding alpha/beta hydrolase: MTPILLVPGLLCTAEIFAPQIAALWPCGPVTVASTLEGETLPEIAAHILADAPPRFALAGISMGGYICFEILRQAPERVTRLALLDTTARPDTPEQTTQRRALIALSQKASFRTILAQMFTTLVHPSHRRNAHLRDVQTRMGLVVGIDGMARQQAAIIARLDSRPDLPGIAIPTLVLVGDKDPLTPPDRAEEMAAAIPGARLVIVPDCGHISTLEQPEAVNRALIEWLSLSG; this comes from the coding sequence ATGACCCCCATCCTTCTTGTTCCCGGTCTGCTGTGTACGGCGGAAATCTTCGCGCCGCAGATAGCCGCGCTCTGGCCCTGTGGACCCGTCACCGTGGCCTCGACGCTCGAAGGCGAGACCCTCCCGGAAATTGCCGCCCATATCCTGGCCGATGCGCCGCCGCGCTTCGCCCTGGCCGGTATTTCGATGGGTGGCTATATCTGCTTCGAAATCCTGCGCCAGGCGCCGGAACGGGTGACCAGGCTGGCCCTGCTCGATACCACGGCGCGGCCCGATACGCCGGAACAGACCACCCAGCGCCGGGCGCTGATCGCCCTCAGCCAAAAGGCCAGTTTCAGGACCATCCTGGCGCAGATGTTCACGACCCTGGTGCATCCGTCGCATCGGCGGAATGCACATCTGCGCGATGTCCAGACCCGCATGGGGCTGGTGGTGGGGATTGACGGCATGGCGCGCCAGCAGGCGGCCATTATCGCGCGCTTGGATTCGCGGCCGGACCTGCCGGGGATTGCCATTCCCACCCTCGTCCTCGTCGGCGACAAAGACCCGCTGACCCCGCCCGATCGCGCCGAAGAAATGGCCGCCGCCATTCCTGGTGCGCGTCTCGTTATCGTGCCGGACTGCGGTCACATATCGACGCTCGAACAGCCGGAAGCGGTCAATCGCGCGCTGATCGAGTGGCTCAGTCTTTCAGGATAA
- the fliI gene encoding flagellar protein export ATPase FliI: MQDLVEVVKNIDPLRIFGRVAVVNGLLIEARGGLSYMQVGARCEIIRRHDTPLPVEVVGFREDRALMMPFGPVEGVTPGAEIRISSEGAKVYPTTAWLGRIVDSFGNAIDEHGPLPQGPEGYLLKAAPPAAHKRARVGERLNLGVRAMDVFTTCCRGQRLGVFAGSGVGKSVLLSMLAREATCDAVVVGLIGERGREVREFIEETLGPEGLKRAIVVVATSDEPALKRRQAAYMTLALSEFLRDQGLEVLCLMDSVTRFAMAQREIGLATGEPPTTKGYTPTCFAELPKLLERAGPGPMLDDGTQTGPITGLFTVLVDGDDHNEPIADAVRGILDGHIVMSRTIAERGRFPAIDVLKSISRTMPECQSIPEREVVRQARKVMSAYSNMEELIRIGAYRSGADPDVDRAIILNPDIEQFLRQDKDDYTPLDESFTLLADILSKG, translated from the coding sequence ATGCAAGATCTGGTCGAAGTGGTGAAAAATATCGATCCCCTGCGCATTTTCGGGCGCGTGGCGGTGGTCAACGGATTGCTGATCGAGGCGCGGGGCGGCCTCAGCTACATGCAGGTCGGCGCCCGCTGCGAAATCATCCGCCGGCATGATACCCCGCTGCCGGTCGAGGTTGTCGGTTTCCGCGAGGACCGCGCCCTGATGATGCCCTTCGGACCGGTCGAAGGCGTCACCCCCGGCGCCGAAATCCGCATCTCTTCCGAAGGTGCCAAGGTTTACCCCACCACCGCCTGGCTGGGCCGTATTGTCGACAGTTTCGGTAACGCCATCGACGAACATGGTCCCCTGCCGCAGGGCCCGGAAGGCTATCTCTTGAAGGCCGCCCCGCCAGCGGCGCACAAGCGCGCGCGCGTGGGCGAACGCCTCAATCTCGGCGTCCGCGCCATGGATGTCTTCACCACCTGCTGCCGCGGCCAGCGCCTGGGCGTCTTCGCCGGTTCCGGGGTCGGCAAGTCGGTGCTGCTCTCCATGCTGGCGCGCGAGGCGACCTGTGATGCCGTCGTCGTTGGGCTGATCGGCGAACGTGGCCGCGAAGTGCGTGAATTTATTGAAGAAACCCTGGGGCCAGAGGGGCTGAAGCGCGCCATCGTCGTGGTCGCCACCTCGGACGAGCCCGCCCTGAAACGCCGCCAGGCCGCCTATATGACGCTGGCCTTATCGGAGTTCCTGCGCGACCAGGGGCTGGAAGTGCTGTGCCTGATGGACTCGGTCACCCGCTTTGCCATGGCCCAGCGCGAAATCGGCCTGGCCACCGGCGAACCGCCGACGACCAAGGGCTATACCCCCACCTGTTTCGCCGAACTGCCCAAGCTGCTGGAACGCGCCGGCCCCGGCCCCATGCTTGATGACGGCACCCAGACGGGTCCGATCACCGGACTGTTCACTGTGCTGGTGGATGGCGACGACCACAATGAGCCGATCGCCGATGCCGTGCGCGGTATCCTGGACGGGCACATCGTCATGAGCCGGACCATTGCCGAACGCGGCCGTTTTCCCGCCATCGACGTGCTGAAATCGATCAGCCGGACCATGCCGGAATGCCAGTCGATCCCCGAACGCGAGGTGGTGCGGCAGGCGCGCAAGGTGATGTCCGCCTACTCGAATATGGAAGAACTGATCCGCATTGGCGCCTATCGTTCCGGCGCCGATCCCGATGTCGATCGGGCGATTATTCTTAACCCTGATATCGAACAATTTCTGCGTCAGGATAAGGATGATTACACACCTCTTGACGAGTCCTTTACCCTTTTGGCCGACATTCTTAGCAAGGGTTAA
- a CDS encoding flagellar export protein FliJ, with protein MTKWAKSLIRLSTFEVETLQKRLAEVVTRRTHAEMKLATLDAEFELECVRAAEDPMLAHSLTAYKRGFQFRRDAAATELDLITQEEDGVRDSLGLAFEDLKKFEHVAEITHLKRVANDKRAENAMLDEVSLRLSRQA; from the coding sequence ATGACCAAATGGGCCAAATCATTAATTCGTTTGTCCACTTTCGAGGTCGAAACCCTGCAAAAACGACTGGCCGAGGTGGTTACCCGCCGCACACACGCCGAAATGAAGCTGGCCACGCTCGATGCCGAATTCGAGCTGGAATGCGTGCGCGCCGCCGAAGACCCCATGCTGGCCCACAGCCTGACCGCCTACAAGCGCGGCTTCCAGTTCCGCCGCGATGCCGCCGCAACCGAACTCGACCTGATCACCCAGGAAGAAGACGGCGTGCGTGATTCGCTGGGCCTGGCGTTTGAAGACCTGAAGAAGTTCGAGCACGTCGCCGAAATCACCCATCTGAAGCGCGTCGCCAATGACAAGCGCGCCGAAAACGCCATGCTGGATGAGGTTTCGCTGCGCTTGAGCCGCCAGGCTTAA
- a CDS encoding endo-1,4-beta-xylanase, whose translation MNRRGLLSGLAAAATAFGQIPAVAQTYGAVPPLKSVTPYPLGVSASYRKLSDSAWTKLAATHFSRLTPEWEMKMEYLLRADGSLQFDRADALAGFARRNGMGLHGHALIWYAQDGDYFQKLKAKPDAFLLAYTRYIQNVIGHFTGFIRGWDVVNEPVWNDGRGLRPCLWREVLGDDYIGLALEAAHQADPSAILFLNDYNLELTPKKRITFLKLCEKLLKEGAPLSGIGTQTHIDSGIEPGLIKAAIRDIASLGLMVHVSEVDISLREDHPVTLAAPRIHQVRVLSELLDAYHDVPERQRYGLTLWALRDSDSWLNTPQGGKGLLPDEPVLFDGLGRPKPLAQAFVSAMK comes from the coding sequence GTGAACCGGCGCGGCCTTCTGAGCGGACTGGCCGCGGCCGCGACAGCGTTTGGCCAAATTCCGGCGGTGGCGCAAACCTATGGCGCCGTCCCGCCGCTCAAATCCGTCACGCCATATCCGCTGGGCGTTTCCGCCAGCTACCGCAAGCTGTCCGATTCGGCCTGGACGAAGCTGGCCGCCACGCACTTTTCCCGTCTGACGCCCGAGTGGGAAATGAAGATGGAATATCTGCTGCGGGCGGACGGCAGCCTGCAATTTGACCGTGCCGACGCCCTGGCCGGCTTTGCACGCCGCAATGGCATGGGCCTGCACGGCCACGCCCTGATCTGGTATGCGCAGGACGGCGATTATTTCCAGAAACTGAAGGCGAAACCCGATGCCTTTCTGCTCGCCTATACCCGCTACATCCAGAACGTGATCGGCCATTTCACCGGCTTCATCAGGGGCTGGGATGTAGTCAATGAGCCGGTGTGGAATGATGGCCGGGGCCTAAGGCCCTGCCTGTGGCGGGAGGTGCTGGGCGATGACTATATCGGCTTGGCGCTGGAAGCGGCGCATCAGGCGGACCCTTCCGCCATCCTCTTCCTCAATGATTACAATCTCGAACTGACGCCGAAGAAACGCATCACTTTCTTGAAGCTGTGCGAAAAGCTGCTGAAAGAGGGCGCGCCATTATCCGGCATCGGCACCCAGACCCATATCGATTCCGGCATAGAACCGGGCCTGATCAAGGCAGCGATCCGCGATATCGCCTCGCTGGGCCTGATGGTGCATGTATCCGAGGTCGATATTTCCCTGCGCGAAGATCATCCGGTCACTCTCGCCGCCCCGCGCATCCATCAGGTAAGGGTGCTGAGCGAACTGCTGGACGCCTATCATGACGTGCCGGAGCGCCAGCGCTATGGCCTGACCCTGTGGGCTTTGCGCGATTCCGATTCGTGGCTGAATACGCCGCAGGGCGGCAAGGGGCTGCTGCCGGATGAGCCGGTGCTGTTCGATGGTCTCGGCCGGCCGAAGCCCTTGGCCCAGGCGTTTGTCAGCGCGATGAAGTGA
- a CDS encoding DUF4282 domain-containing protein produces the protein MQRTIRQVFGTTRPRDIWLNLFTFDQLLTRPIIHIVYWCGLGLLFIGALGWAGIMVGTGIKDASIMGWLLSFGLLVVGFLGFMIAVLAWRSVCELYMAVMNIAEDLRYLRQFQEKLTPQNFVAPAAPVAPEPVAAPDVAAVAEPAAQNGSKDNILEDPFFRPRFERKDL, from the coding sequence ATGCAGCGTACCATCAGACAGGTTTTCGGCACCACGCGCCCCAGGGATATCTGGCTCAACCTGTTCACGTTTGACCAGTTGCTGACGCGGCCGATCATCCACATCGTCTACTGGTGCGGACTGGGCCTTTTGTTTATCGGCGCGCTCGGCTGGGCGGGCATCATGGTCGGCACCGGCATCAAGGACGCCTCGATCATGGGCTGGCTGCTGTCGTTCGGCCTGCTGGTGGTCGGTTTCCTCGGTTTCATGATCGCCGTGCTGGCCTGGCGGTCGGTGTGCGAACTCTATATGGCGGTGATGAATATCGCCGAAGACCTGCGTTACCTGCGCCAGTTCCAGGAAAAGCTGACGCCCCAGAACTTTGTGGCGCCTGCGGCGCCTGTGGCTCCGGAACCCGTGGCGGCGCCGGATGTGGCGGCCGTGGCCGAACCCGCGGCCCAAAATGGTTCGAAGGATAATATCCTCGAAGACCCGTTCTTTCGCCCGCGCTTCGAGCGCAAGGATTTGTAA
- a CDS encoding DUF4262 domain-containing protein yields the protein MPNAFERHEPNLPPGARDVLATIRLHGWSYAPDDHHAYTTGLGWSLKAPEIVVCAQVPHVARDLLAEAYRQIAAGVKLRPGKPYDGFFEDCPVFFQPIERRWYDRYLGWSVWFWGDYTFKALQMVVPDSRGLLPWQPGFDPAETQPDLSGRKWAARG from the coding sequence ATGCCCAACGCCTTTGAACGCCACGAACCCAATCTGCCGCCCGGCGCGCGCGATGTGCTGGCCACCATTCGCCTGCACGGCTGGTCCTATGCGCCGGACGATCATCACGCCTATACCACCGGTTTGGGCTGGAGCCTGAAAGCGCCGGAGATCGTGGTGTGCGCGCAAGTCCCGCATGTGGCGCGCGACCTGCTGGCCGAAGCCTATCGCCAGATTGCCGCCGGGGTAAAACTGCGGCCCGGCAAGCCCTATGACGGCTTTTTCGAGGATTGCCCGGTCTTTTTCCAGCCCATCGAGCGGCGCTGGTATGACCGCTATCTCGGCTGGAGCGTCTGGTTCTGGGGTGATTATACGTTCAAGGCCCTGCAAATGGTGGTGCCGGATTCCAGGGGCCTGCTGCCCTGGCAGCCGGGTTTCGATCCGGCGGAAACGCAGCCCGATCTCTCCGGCCGCAAATGGGCAGCCCGCGGTTAA
- a CDS encoding DUF4262 domain-containing protein, with protein sequence MLSALDAEESKLDESERKFVSTIREHGWFNTHILASEEMPGFNFTTGFQVNLGVPEIIVFGLRDQVAHGLLWNFYRDLKAGKRYETGQPYADFLEGFEICFQVVDKSQYHNHLGWSRWFYAGDEFDCWQLIWPDKLGKFPWEANFNPNLLDLQPDLSAGHWGGKILN encoded by the coding sequence ATGCTGTCTGCGTTGGATGCCGAAGAGAGTAAGCTGGATGAAAGCGAACGAAAGTTCGTCAGCACCATCCGCGAGCATGGCTGGTTCAACACGCATATTCTGGCGAGCGAAGAGATGCCGGGATTCAATTTCACGACAGGTTTTCAAGTCAATCTCGGCGTGCCAGAAATCATTGTTTTTGGCTTGCGAGATCAGGTGGCGCACGGCCTTTTATGGAATTTCTACCGCGATCTGAAGGCGGGTAAACGCTATGAAACGGGCCAGCCCTACGCCGATTTTCTGGAAGGATTTGAAATTTGTTTTCAGGTCGTCGACAAGTCACAATACCATAATCATCTGGGATGGAGCCGCTGGTTTTACGCCGGGGATGAGTTCGATTGCTGGCAATTGATCTGGCCGGACAAACTGGGCAAGTTTCCCTGGGAAGCAAACTTCAATCCAAATCTGCTTGACCTTCAGCCGGATTTATCGGCAGGGCATTGGGGCGGAAAAATCCTGAACTGA